A window of the Radiobacillus deserti genome harbors these coding sequences:
- the yhaM gene encoding 3'-5' exoribonuclease YhaM, whose amino-acid sequence MKKGIAFYNVGDVFDHFLLVKAATKGVASNGKPFLTLILKDTTGEIEAKLWEATPEDEELFQSEMLVRVMGDVNQFRGRPQLKIQSIRPAQATDGVQISDFIEKAPVDKETLLEQITEIIFEMVNPNLQRMVRYFIKKYQDDLLVYPAAVKNHHEYVSGLAYHIVSMLRIAKELKSLYPEVNKDLLYAGIILHDLGKLKELSGISAPSYTLEGKLIGHIPIMVEEIGQAAKDLQIDGEEVLILQHMILSHHGKAEWGSPKPPLVREAELLHLIDLIDAKMNMLNRALEKVNPGEFTERLFAMENRQFYKPTFEEK is encoded by the coding sequence ATGAAAAAAGGGATTGCTTTTTATAATGTGGGAGATGTATTTGATCACTTTTTGTTAGTTAAGGCAGCTACTAAAGGGGTAGCAAGTAATGGGAAGCCTTTCTTAACCCTTATTCTAAAGGATACAACTGGAGAGATTGAGGCAAAGCTCTGGGAAGCCACGCCAGAGGACGAAGAGTTGTTTCAATCTGAAATGCTAGTAAGGGTAATGGGCGATGTAAATCAGTTTCGTGGTCGTCCCCAGTTGAAAATTCAATCGATTCGACCCGCTCAGGCTACAGATGGCGTGCAAATTAGTGACTTTATTGAAAAGGCTCCGGTGGATAAGGAAACGCTTCTTGAACAAATTACGGAGATAATTTTTGAAATGGTAAATCCAAACTTACAAAGGATGGTTCGATATTTCATAAAAAAATATCAGGACGATCTGTTAGTCTATCCAGCAGCAGTAAAAAATCATCATGAGTATGTGTCTGGACTAGCATATCATATCGTTTCTATGCTGCGAATTGCGAAAGAGCTTAAAAGTTTGTATCCAGAAGTGAACAAAGATCTCCTTTATGCGGGGATTATCTTGCACGATTTAGGAAAATTAAAGGAGCTATCTGGAATTTCTGCACCTTCTTACACATTAGAAGGAAAATTAATAGGACATATTCCTATTATGGTTGAAGAAATCGGACAAGCAGCAAAAGATCTCCAAATAGATGGAGAAGAAGTGTTGATTTTACAGCATATGATCTTAAGTCATCACGGTAAAGCGGAATGGGGAAGTCCGAAACCTCCGCTAGTAAGAGAAGCTGAACTGCTTCATTTAATCGATTTGATTGATGCAAAAATGAACATGTTAAATCGAGCATTGGAAAAAGTAAACCCTGGGGAATTTACAGAACGACTTTTTGCAATGGAAAACCGTCAATTTTATAAACCAACTTTTGAAGAAAAGTAG